The genomic segment CGCGAATTCTTGCGTCGCTCGAAAAGGAGCGCGCCCGCGACGGCGATGCCGCCGGATGGGCCGAGCAGACCATCGGCGTGTTGCGCGAACGTTCGCCGCTGTCGATGGCGGTGTCGCTGGAAGTGGTGACGCGTGCCGAAGGCTCGATGGCCGAGGTGCTGCGCGGCGATCTCGATCTGACGCGTTCCAGTTTTCTCGCGGGCGATTCGGTCGAAGGCATTCGCGCGCGGATCATCGACAAGGACAATGCGCCGCGCTGGCGTTTCGCGCGCATCGAAGACGTGAGCGCCACCGATGTCGAGAAGATGTTCGAAAGCCCGTGGCCGGCCGCCGAACATCCGCTGCGCGATCTGCGGGGTTAAAAAAAAGCGGGCGGCAATTCAATTGCCGCCCGCTTTTACCTTGTGATCCGTCAGCCGCAGAACCGCCCGCCGCAACGCCTTCCTGCGGCGAATCATGGCACGGCGTTATTCCTCGTCCTCGCTCGCCATGAACGCGCGCATGAACACCAGCGCGCCCCAGCCCCACATCGCGTTTGCCGCGAAACCTACCGCGAGGCGCGGCAGCATATTGCCGCTCGGCCAGATACCGCGCAGCGGATCGACCACGAACACGCTCGCCGCCGTCAGCACGATCCCGCCGAACACGAAGGCCGGCACCCACGGCGCACGATGATGCGGCGCGACGCGCAGCAGCCACGCCATCAGCACCGCCCAGAACGCGCTCCAGATAGCATTGGCAATGAACTCGGGCAAGCCGAGCGGCAAAAACGGCGCAGTGGAAAATCCGGTTGGGTCGATCAGGCCGGCTGCGTGCATCAGCGCCAGCGTCGATTCATGGAAGAACAGCGAAGCCAGAAAACCGGCAACAAAAGGCAGAATGAGTTTTTGCATGCATTGCACCGCCAGGGCACAGGCGGCGTGGTTCGCGGCCTGTACCGGGTTATTGGAAAACGAGCGCCATTATATATAGGGGTCCCTTGTTTTCCGCGTGCTTAAAGCGCAACACCCGTATGCTTTAGCGTCGGGCTAATCACGAAAGTGGAAAACCTAAGCTAAAAAAAATCGTTCAAAAGCCGCGGCACGATCCATAGACTGCTTCTTCATACAGACGGCAATTGTTGCCGTCGTTCGTTGAGTCGAGCGCGTGACGCGCACGTTTGGTCGAGGGAAGCCGTTGTGATGTCCTGCCTGATGCCGATCTTCATCCGCCATACCTGCCTCATTGGCCGTAGCGGCCGCACGCGTTGTACCCCGCGTACGGAACATGAGCGCCGCGGCTCGCACAGTCGCCGGTAAGCCGGTTCCACACCGCTCAGATTCTTGTCCTTTTTTGCGCAGCATCGCCCGGCCAGGGCTTGAAGCAGGCCGGCTGGATGCGCGCGGCCGGCGTGTGCGAGAGGCGCTTCGCGCACCGTCTCCATTCAATCCAGTTTCGAATCAGCAGGAGCAGCAAATGAATGTGTTCTGGTTCATTCCGACTCACGGCGACAGCCGCTATCTCGGCACGTCCCGCGGCGCACGCGCAGCCGATAGCGACTACTTCAACCAGATCGCCGTCGCCGCCGATACGCTCGGCTACGACGGCGTTCTGCTGCCCACCGGCCGTTCGTGCGAAGACGCATGGGTGGTCGCGTCGAGTCTGATTGCCGCGACCAAACGTCTGAAGTTCCTGGTGGCGGTTCGGCCGGGTCTGTCGTCGCCGGGGCTGGCCGCACGGATGGCGTCGACCTTCGACCGTCTGTCGAATGGACGTCTGTTGATCAACGTGGTGACGGGCGGCGATACGGTCGAACTGGAAGGCGACGGTCTGTTCGTCGATCACGACACGCGCTACGAAATCACCGACGAATTCCTGCACATCTGGCGCAAGCTGCTGACCGCCTCGCACAAGAAGGAGTCGATCGACTTCGAAGGCAAGCATCTGGTGTCGAAGGGCGGCAAGGTGCTGTACCCGCCGGTGCAGGACCCGCATCCGCCGCTGTGGTTCGGCGGGTCGTCGCCGGCTGCGCACGACCTGGCGGGCGAGCATATCGACACGTATCTGACGTGGGGCGAGCCGCCTGAAGCGGTCGCGGCAAAGATCGCCGACGTTCGCGCCCGCGCGGCCGCCCATGGCCGCGAGATCAAGTTCGGCATCCGCTTTCACGTGATCGTCCGCGAAACGGAAGAAGAAGCGTGGGCTGCGGCCGACAAGCTGATCAGCCGTCTCACCGACGAAACCGTCGCGCGGGCGCAAACCTCGTTCTCGAAGATGGACTCCGAAGGACAGCGCCGCATGGCCGCGCTGCACGGCGGCAAGATCGGCAGCCGCGAGGAACTCGAGGTCTATCCGAACGTGTGGGCGGGCGTGGGTCTCGTGCGCGGCGGCGCGGGCACGGCGCTGGTCGGCAGCCCCGAGCAGGTCGTGGCGCGGATGAACGAATACGCGGCGCTCGGCGTAGATACCTTCATTCTGTCCGGCTACCCGCATCTCGAAGAGTCGTATCGCTTCGCCGAACTCGTGTTCCCGTTGCTCGACCGCAAGGTCAAGGTGTCGAACGGACCGCTGTCGGGGCCGTTCGGCGAGATCATCGGCAATCATCATGTGCCGGAAGCAGTCAGCGCGAGCTGAACGCATAGCGCTGAAAATCTCCGCGAGTCCGAACGGGCTCCGCTGATTGTCGGCAAGCAATGAGGAACGCAATCATGGCTTCATCGAGTGTGACCGCGCAGCGGGTTTCGGGCGCCAGTGCGCTGCGCCGTTTCGGCGCACATCTGGCGCCGTGGCTCGCGCCGCTCGCCATTCTGCTGGCGTGGGAGTTCGCCGCGCGCAGCGGCGTGCTGTCCACCCGCGTGCTGCCCGAACCGCTCGCGGTCGTGAAGGCCGCATGGTCGCTGATCCAGTCCGGCGAGATGTGGGCGGACGTGAAGGTCAGCACGTGGCGCGCGGTGTCGGGCTTCGTGATCGGCGGCGGGATCGGGCTCGTGCTCGGACTCGCGACGGGCCTGTTCAAGCCGATCGAAATCGCGCTCGACTCGACCGTGCAGATGGTCCGCAACATCCCCGCGCTGGCGATGATTCCCCTCGTGATCCTGTGGTTCGGCATCGAGGAAGAAGCGAAGGTGCTGCTCGTCGCGCTGGGCGTGTTTTTCCCGATCTACGTGAACACGTTTCACGGAATCCGTTCGGTCGACGCCAACCTGATCGAGATGGCGCGCAGTTACGGCGTGAAGGGTTTCGCGCTTTACCGGCATGTGATTCTGCCCGGCGCGTTGCCGTCGATTCTGGTCGGCGTGCGCTTCGCGTTCGGACTGATGTGGGTCACGCTGATCGTCGCCGAAACCATTTCCGCGCAATCGGGCATCGGCTACATGACGATGAACGCGCGCGAATTCCTGCAAACCGATGTGGTGGTGGTCGGCATTCTGCTGTACGCGGCGCTCGGCAAACTCGCCGACGTGCTCGCGAAGGGGCTCGAGCGCGTGTCGCTGCGCTGGCATCCGGCCTATCAAACAGGAGCGAAATGATGAACGCGACAACATGGTCGACGTCGTTCGGCGGGATCGCGGGCCGCGACCTCGAAGCCGAGTTGGCGCAACCTCGCATCGCCGATCAGACGCATGCACAAACGCTTTCGCAGACGGAGGAGCGCCCGCAGGCTGGGCCTCATCGACCGGCTGTCGCATTGGCCCGTGAAGACGCTCGCAACAATGCCCGCAGCCCCGCCGACTACGCGGTCCAACTGCGCGGAGTCGGCAAGCGCTATGGCGAGCGTTCGGTGCTGGAGGATTTCGATCTGTCGATCGAGCGGGGCAGTTTCGTGGCGATCGTGGGCCGCAGCGGTTGCGGCAAATCGACGTTGCTGCGACTGGTGGCGGAGCTTGAAAAGAGCACGTCCGGTGTACTCGAAAAGCGCGCCGCCGATGGTGGTCCGCTCGACACCCGCATCATGTTTCAGGACGCGCGTCTGCTGCCGTGGAAGAGCGTGCTGCAGAACGTGATGCTCGGCCTCGGCCGCGGTGCGCGCGAAGATGCGCGCGCCGTACTCGCCGAAGTCGGCCTGCTCGAACGCGCGAACGACTGGCCCGCACAACTGTCCGGCGGGCAGCGTCAACGGGTGGCGCTGGCGCGGGCGCTGGTGCATCGTCCGCAGTTGCTGTTGCTCGACGAGCCGCTCGGCGCGCTCGACGCGTTGACGCGGATCGAAATGCACGCGCTGATAGAACGCCTATGGCGCACTCACCAGTTCACCGCCTTGCTGGTCACGCACGACGTGCATGAAGCCGTCGCGCTCGGCGACCGGATTCTGCTGATCGAAGAAGGGCGTATCGCGCTCGATCAGCCGGTGGCGCTGGCGCGTCCGCGCGCACGGGCGTCGGCGGGATTTGCCGCGCTCGAAGAACACGTGCTGCAACGTGTGCTGAAAACCGCGCCGAACGACGATGCGTCGTCACAACGCATCTACGACGCGCGTGACGAAGGCCGCTCCATCAAGCCAACCGACGTCCGCTGGGCCGTCTGACTTTCGCTGTCATTAATCGCTTTACTGGAGCCACTCGCTATGAGCATTTCCGCTATCAACGTACGTAATCAGTTCAAAGGCAAGATCAAGGAAATCATCCGGGGATCGGTGGTGTCCGAGGTCGATGTGGAAACGCCGTTCGGCATCGTCACGTCGGTGATCACTACGCGCTCGGTCGACGAACTCGAACTGAAGGTCGGTTCGGAAGTCGTCGCGCTGGTGAAGTCGACCGAGGTGTCGATCGCGCGGCTTTGACTGGCAGATGACGGCGCATCGGTGCGCATTGGTGCCCGTCGGCCCGCCGCGCCGTAAAGCCCGTGTTATTTCGCATTCGCGCCGCTCGCGGGCGGCTGACGGCTCATCTTGTCGTTGGTCGGCTTGTCGGGGCGCTTGATCGGCATGTTGTCGGGGTTGGTGGCGCTGGGCGCGCTATCGGCGCCATTCTGGCCATTGACGCCGGATGCCGCGTCGGGCGGTTTGACCATCGGCGACTGGGTGCCACGCGGCGCGGCCGGGGGATTGGACTGGGCGATTTTGTCGACCTGAATTTTATCCACCTGAGCCGCCTGGGCGGCGCGTACGACGTCGATCGTCTGTGCAAGCGCCGGCGCACTGACGGTGCCGATCCAGGTTAGCGCGACGCCTGCGGTCAGCAGGGTCCATTTGCTTCGCTTCATTTCGCCCTCCGTTCGCGATGCGGCACGCCGGGTATTGAGCATGGCGGGATCGCTTTTTCCGATGGACATCTGGCAGCGGCCGCACGTTGCACGTGTCGCGCTCGTGTCGCGCTTGTGTCGCTTTACGCCGATGCAATCGCGCATCTGCGATTCGTCGCCTCAAGCCAGGTTTCCTCTCGCTACGACGCAATGCGCGTGCCTCGACGCGCCCGTGCGCACGCGCATGCAACGCGCATGCAACGCGCATATACAACCGTCCCCGAAACTTGCTAGGATAAATTGATCATCCCGACGGAGACGGCCATGTCGAAGTCATTGAGTCCCGAAGCGGTCGAAGCCTTGCGGCGTCTGAACGACATTGGCGTCGGCCTGCGGGCGCCGGAACTGGCGCCGTCCGTGAAAGCGGAGTTGCTGGCGAGCGGCCTCGCGGCCGAAGCGGGTAGCGGCGAGATCGAGATAACCTGCAACGGCCGGCAATATCTTTCCGGCGATTGCGATTGACCGGCGAGATTGATCGGCGAAACCACGGAGGCGAACATGAAGCCGAAAGGTATCGACATGGGCGACTACGAAGAGCGCTATCAGGACTACGACATCGAAGTCGCGGTCGAACAGGTGCTGACCGGCGTCAAGGCGCATTTTCGGGTGCTGCGCGACGGCGCCCCGGTGGTCGACTGGCGGCTTGTGCACATCGACAGCCTGTGGCCCACCGAGCATACGGCGGCCGAGGCGGCGCTACGGGCCGCGCGCGAATTGATCGACGCGGGCTTGCCGACGTAACCGCGATTACACGCTGATTCTTTTTCTGATTTCCCCATTTCCCACTGGCTGGAGACCTTTGTGCATCTTGCACGCGCGATCCCGATCATCCGTATTTTTTCCGAAGACAAAGCGCGGGAGTTTTACGTCGACTTTTTAGGCTTTACCGTCGAATGGGAGCACCGTTTCGAGGACAATTTCCCGCTCTACATGCAGGTGCGGCGCTCCGATCTGATCCTGCACCTGAGCGAGCATCACGGCGACGCAACGCCGGGCTCGGCGATTTTCGTCCCGATGCAGGACATCGACGCGTTCCACGACGAGCTGCATGCGAAAGACTACAAATATGGAAAGCCCGGAATCGACGTATTGCCGTGGGGCAAGGTGCTGGAGACGACCGATCCGTTCGGCAACCGTATCCGCTTCTGCGAGCCGCCGAAAGAGGAGTAACGCCGAGGCGGCAAGTGACCAGACTGCTCACGCGGGCTGTTGTGAAGCCGCGTAAACGCAACTGGGCGCCGGCATCAATACTGCATGCGCGGCGCCCAGTTGATCCGCCGCCCTGAACTGCCAGGCGGCGGGATCGGCTACGAGTGCTTAGTGGCCGAAGAAAACCGATTGCGGGCCCGAAGCCGGAGCACGCGTACCCGATTGCGACGACACGTTGTTCACGCCGCCGTATGCATTCGATTCAGCGTTAGCGCGTTCAGCAGCAACGGTTTGCGAATTCTGGCCTTGTTGCGAAGCCGGTGCGCCAACCGCAGGACGGTAGAACGGTGCCGGGCCGTAGCCGCTAGCGAATGCGGGAGCAGCGATCGAGGCGGAAACAGCAACCAGCAGGGCGGCGATGAACTTGGTCTTCATGGTAAGACTCCGATAACGTTTCGACTTCATGTGTCAGGAAGGCGTCGCAGGGCCTGGAAGGTTTTGTCTGCAACGTCGATGGAAGGCAGTGTATACCCCTACTATCGAAACTTTGTGCCGATAATACGAATTTACTGTTCTCCATCCTGAAATAATCCGTCAGACGTAGAGACGACAAGGCTGAGCCGTGGTCCGACCCCGTAGACCAAGCGTTTTTGACGGGAGAGACCTGACTGCCAGAGAGG from the Paraburkholderia fungorum genome contains:
- the ssuD gene encoding FMNH2-dependent alkanesulfonate monooxygenase, whose amino-acid sequence is MNVFWFIPTHGDSRYLGTSRGARAADSDYFNQIAVAADTLGYDGVLLPTGRSCEDAWVVASSLIAATKRLKFLVAVRPGLSSPGLAARMASTFDRLSNGRLLINVVTGGDTVELEGDGLFVDHDTRYEITDEFLHIWRKLLTASHKKESIDFEGKHLVSKGGKVLYPPVQDPHPPLWFGGSSPAAHDLAGEHIDTYLTWGEPPEAVAAKIADVRARAAAHGREIKFGIRFHVIVRETEEEAWAAADKLISRLTDETVARAQTSFSKMDSEGQRRMAALHGGKIGSREELEVYPNVWAGVGLVRGGAGTALVGSPEQVVARMNEYAALGVDTFILSGYPHLEESYRFAELVFPLLDRKVKVSNGPLSGPFGEIIGNHHVPEAVSAS
- a CDS encoding DUF6566 family protein — protein: MKPKGIDMGDYEERYQDYDIEVAVEQVLTGVKAHFRVLRDGAPVVDWRLVHIDSLWPTEHTAAEAALRAARELIDAGLPT
- the ssuC gene encoding aliphatic sulfonate ABC transporter permease SsuC, translated to MASSSVTAQRVSGASALRRFGAHLAPWLAPLAILLAWEFAARSGVLSTRVLPEPLAVVKAAWSLIQSGEMWADVKVSTWRAVSGFVIGGGIGLVLGLATGLFKPIEIALDSTVQMVRNIPALAMIPLVILWFGIEEEAKVLLVALGVFFPIYVNTFHGIRSVDANLIEMARSYGVKGFALYRHVILPGALPSILVGVRFAFGLMWVTLIVAETISAQSGIGYMTMNAREFLQTDVVVVGILLYAALGKLADVLAKGLERVSLRWHPAYQTGAK
- a CDS encoding TOBE domain-containing protein — its product is MSISAINVRNQFKGKIKEIIRGSVVSEVDVETPFGIVTSVITTRSVDELELKVGSEVVALVKSTEVSIARL
- a CDS encoding glyoxalase superfamily protein codes for the protein MHLARAIPIIRIFSEDKAREFYVDFLGFTVEWEHRFEDNFPLYMQVRRSDLILHLSEHHGDATPGSAIFVPMQDIDAFHDELHAKDYKYGKPGIDVLPWGKVLETTDPFGNRIRFCEPPKEE
- a CDS encoding ATP-binding cassette domain-containing protein, whose translation is MNATTWSTSFGGIAGRDLEAELAQPRIADQTHAQTLSQTEERPQAGPHRPAVALAREDARNNARSPADYAVQLRGVGKRYGERSVLEDFDLSIERGSFVAIVGRSGCGKSTLLRLVAELEKSTSGVLEKRAADGGPLDTRIMFQDARLLPWKSVLQNVMLGLGRGAREDARAVLAEVGLLERANDWPAQLSGGQRQRVALARALVHRPQLLLLDEPLGALDALTRIEMHALIERLWRTHQFTALLVTHDVHEAVALGDRILLIEEGRIALDQPVALARPRARASAGFAALEEHVLQRVLKTAPNDDASSQRIYDARDEGRSIKPTDVRWAV